A single region of the Melopsittacus undulatus isolate bMelUnd1 chromosome 10, bMelUnd1.mat.Z, whole genome shotgun sequence genome encodes:
- the HNRNPAB gene encoding heterogeneous nuclear ribonucleoprotein A/B isoform X1, with translation MSEAEQQLVAGATQNGHEAAENAGEQQAETGGAPAAAAGAAAAATSGTAAAGAGPAAGTAGAAASQNGAEGDQINASKNEEDAGKMFVGGLSWDTSKKDLKDYFTKFGEVTDCTIKMDPNTGRSRGFGFILFKEPGSVEKVLEQKEHRLDGRLIDPKKAMAMKKDPVKKIFVGGLNPEATEEKIREYFGEFGEIEAIELPMDPKTNKRRGFVFITFKEEDPVKKVLEKKFHNVSGSKCEIKVAQPKEVYQQQQFSSGGGRGSYGGRGRGGRGGAQSQNWNQGYGNYWNQGYGNQGYGYQQGYGGYGGYDYSGYGYYGYGPGYDYSQGSANYGKTPRRGGHQNNYKPY, from the exons ATGTCCGAAGCGGAGCAGCAGTTGGTGGCCGGTGCCACCCAGAACGGGCACGAAGCGGCCGAGAACGCCGGAGAGCAGCAGGCCGAAACCGGCGGGGctccggcggcggcggcgggcgcggcggcggcagcgaCGTCAGGAACGGCGGCAGCGGGAGCCGGACCGGCAGCGGGAACAGCGGGGGCGGCTGCCAGCCAGAATGGAGCCGAAGGCGACCAGATCAACGCCAGCAAGAACGAGGAGGATGCGGG GAAGATGTTTGTTGGTGGTCTCAGCTGGGATACAAGCAAAAAAGACTTGAAAGATTACTTCACCAAATTTGGTGAGGTGACTGACTGTACAATAAAGATGGACCCTAACACAGGAAGATCCAGAGGCTTTGGATTTATTCTCTTCAAAGAACCTGGGAGTGTTGAAAAG gttctggaacagaaagaacaCAGGCTAGATGGACGACTAATTGACCCCAAGAAGGCCATGGCAATGAAAAAGGATCcagtgaagaaaatatttgttggtgGACTGAACCCAGAagccacagaagaaaaaatcagGGAATACTTTGGAGAGTTTGGAGAG ATTGAAGCAATTGAACTTCCAATGGATCCAAAGACCAACAAGAGGAGGGGGTTTGTCTTCATCACTTTCAAGGAAGAAGATCCGGTGAAGAAGGTTTTGGAGAAGAAATTCCATAATGTCAGTGGAAGCAAG tgcGAGATAAAGGTAGCACAGCCGAAAGAAGTTTACCAGCAGCAACAGTTCAGTAGTGGTGGAGGAAGAGGTAGCTAtggaggaagaggcagaggcGGAAGAGGCGGCG CTCAAAGTCAAAATTGGAATCAAGGTTATGGCAATTACTGGAACCAGGGTTATGGGAATCAAGGATACGGCTATCAGCAAGGTTATGGTGGCTATGGAGGCTATGATTATTCAGGATATGGGTATTATGGATATGGACCAGGCTATGATTACA GTCAAGGCAGTGCAAATTATGGGAAGACACCAAGACGTGGTGGTCATCAGAATAACTACAAGCCATATTGA
- the PHYKPL gene encoding 5-phosphohydroxy-L-lysine phospho-lyase yields the protein MRPEPRSRDETLALRRRLIGSSCKLFFSNDPVKIVKAKGQYMYDENGRQYLDCINNVAHVGHCHPAVVKAAHEQSQLLNTNSRYLHDNLVDYAERLSQTLPGKLCTFYFLNSGSEANDLALRLARQYTKHEDVIVLDDAYHGHLTSLIDISPYKFRNLEGQKEWVHVAPVPDTYRGLYREDHEDSVTAYANEVKYIIEQAQKRGRKIAAFFAESLPSVGGQIIPPAGYFQKAAEHVRKAGGVFIADEIQVGFGRVGKHFWAFQLQGEDFVPDIVTMGKPIGNGHPIACVATTTEIAEAFAATGVEYFNTFGGNPVSCAIGLAVLDVIEKEHLQAHATVVGNFLMELLKEQKMKHPIIGDVRGSGLFIGVDLIKDQAERTPATAEAEYLITRLKEEYILLSTDGPGRNVLKFKPPMCFNKEDARFVVNTIDKLLTAMEKEDLNQQKTSTGAT from the exons ATGAGGCCGGAGCCGCGCTCCCGGGACGAGACCCTGGCCCTGCGGCGGCGGCTCATCGG CTCTTCCTGCAAGCTGTTCTTCTCTAATGATCCTGTGAAGATTGTCAAGGCAAAAGGCCAGTATATGTATGATGAGAATGGAAGACAATACCTTGACTGCATCAACAACGTTGCTCATG TTGGACACTGTCACCCTGCTGTAGTGAAAGCAGCACATGAACAAAGTCAACTGTTAAATACCAATTCCCGTTACCTCCATGACAACTTAGTCGATTATGCAGAGAGACTTTCACAAACACTGCCTGGGAAGTTATGCACCTTCTATTTTCTGAATTCTGG ATCTGAAGCCAATGATCTCGCCCTAAGACTGGCTCGACAGTACACAAAACATGAGGATGTTATAGTTTTAGATGA TGCTTACCATGGACATCTGACATCCTTGATTGACATAAGCCCATATAAATTCAGAAATCTAGAAGGACAGAAGGAATGGGTCCACGTG GCTCCTGTTCCAGACACATACAGGGGCCTTTACAGAGAAGACCATGAAGATTCAGTAACAGCCTATGCTAATGAAGTGAAATATATTATTGAGCAAGCACAGAAGAGAGGCAGAAAG ATTGCTGCGTTTTTTGCTGAGTCTCTGCCAAGTGTGGGTGGTCAAATCATTCCACCAGCAGGGTATTTTCAGAAGGCTGCAGA GCATGTGCGCAAGGCAGGAGGTGTATTTATTGCTGACGAAATTCAAGTTGGCTTTGGCAGGGTTGGCAAGCACTTTTGGGCATTCCAGCTGCAGGGAGAAGACTTTGTACCTGATATTGTCACTATGGGGAAACCAATAGGAAATGGGCACCCTATTGCCTGCGtagcaacaacaacagaaattgCAGAAGCATTTGCAGCCACAGGAGTTGAGTATTTTAATACA TTTGGAGGAAACCCTGTTTCATGTGCGATTGGATTAGCTGTGTTAGATGTGATTGAGAAGGAACACCTTCAGGCTCATGCCACAGTAGTAGGCAACTTCCTGATGGAGCTACTCAAggagcagaaaatgaagcatcCCATCATTGGTGATGTCAG gGGTTCTGGCTTATTCATTGGAGTGGACTTAATCAAGGATCAAGCAGAAAGGACCCCAGCCACAGCTGAAGCAGAGTATCTAATAACAAG ACTTAAGGAAGAATATATTCTACTGAGTACAGACGGACCAGGAAGAAACGTGCTTAAATTCAAGCCCCCAATGTGCTTCAATAAGGAGGATGCAAGATTTGTTGTGAACACAATTGACAAGCTACTAACAG CTATGGAAAAAGAAGATCTCAACCAACAGAAAACATCCACTGGTGCTACCTGA
- the HNRNPAB gene encoding heterogeneous nuclear ribonucleoprotein A/B isoform X2 yields the protein MSEAEQQLVAGATQNGHEAAENAGEQQAETGGAPAAAAGAAAAATSGTAAAGAGPAAGTAGAAASQNGAEGDQINASKNEEDAGKMFVGGLSWDTSKKDLKDYFTKFGEVTDCTIKMDPNTGRSRGFGFILFKEPGSVEKVLEQKEHRLDGRLIDPKKAMAMKKDPVKKIFVGGLNPEATEEKIREYFGEFGEIEAIELPMDPKTNKRRGFVFITFKEEDPVKKVLEKKFHNVSGSKCEIKVAQPKEVYQQQQFSSGGGRGSYGGRGRGGRGGGQGSANYGKTPRRGGHQNNYKPY from the exons ATGTCCGAAGCGGAGCAGCAGTTGGTGGCCGGTGCCACCCAGAACGGGCACGAAGCGGCCGAGAACGCCGGAGAGCAGCAGGCCGAAACCGGCGGGGctccggcggcggcggcgggcgcggcggcggcagcgaCGTCAGGAACGGCGGCAGCGGGAGCCGGACCGGCAGCGGGAACAGCGGGGGCGGCTGCCAGCCAGAATGGAGCCGAAGGCGACCAGATCAACGCCAGCAAGAACGAGGAGGATGCGGG GAAGATGTTTGTTGGTGGTCTCAGCTGGGATACAAGCAAAAAAGACTTGAAAGATTACTTCACCAAATTTGGTGAGGTGACTGACTGTACAATAAAGATGGACCCTAACACAGGAAGATCCAGAGGCTTTGGATTTATTCTCTTCAAAGAACCTGGGAGTGTTGAAAAG gttctggaacagaaagaacaCAGGCTAGATGGACGACTAATTGACCCCAAGAAGGCCATGGCAATGAAAAAGGATCcagtgaagaaaatatttgttggtgGACTGAACCCAGAagccacagaagaaaaaatcagGGAATACTTTGGAGAGTTTGGAGAG ATTGAAGCAATTGAACTTCCAATGGATCCAAAGACCAACAAGAGGAGGGGGTTTGTCTTCATCACTTTCAAGGAAGAAGATCCGGTGAAGAAGGTTTTGGAGAAGAAATTCCATAATGTCAGTGGAAGCAAG tgcGAGATAAAGGTAGCACAGCCGAAAGAAGTTTACCAGCAGCAACAGTTCAGTAGTGGTGGAGGAAGAGGTAGCTAtggaggaagaggcagaggcGGAAGAGGCGGCG GTCAAGGCAGTGCAAATTATGGGAAGACACCAAGACGTGGTGGTCATCAGAATAACTACAAGCCATATTGA